Proteins encoded together in one Ogataea parapolymorpha DL-1 chromosome III, whole genome shotgun sequence window:
- a CDS encoding mannosyltransferase, with product MGEQGALPLVPIESVGGNSQSSRLRDYSDDTVRTSGGFWFTQKNKNALVDHLFNLLVETKPKSPPLTNYINGEKAQQKFSSDSDFHFSEKYLMGLLDIKETTLLDLKTQHQQFVDKIRDLQMSIFGDPQKQIYGDGIVMVGGGRFSWLALLNINQLRSTGCQLPVEVFIASEQEYERDFCDRLLPALNAKCVLGFKELPMHKYRKKLQIDGYQYKILAIFASSFKRVLLLDADNVVIHNPDILFDWPVFEEYGLVLWPDCWSRTTHPYFYRIADIPVGDHPVRGQFMDRESPDEWNYHDLPGTLPNPASESGMLLVNKETQVETLLLSLYYNMFGPSHYYPLLTQGGAGEGDKDTFIAAAYALRKPVYQVKQSMKFLGYHDTYGYHAKALGQWDPTTHTEEKMPPYLSNFYDFQDGDDARLMFMHLSYPKLYPDKLRDEISWEQNGELKHRKLYPGKLPNSAYGFDLRMWELITQLICPQWTPNETKDAASVEIQDKLTGLGLQYIKNSKANAECQGLFLPHLEYLRTHTSTEEEFYNYE from the coding sequence ATGGGGGAGCAGGGTGCCTTGCCATTGGTGCCGATAGAATCGGTGGGTGGCAATTCACAGTCCTCAAGGCTCCGGGACTACTCGGATGACACCGTGCGAACAAGTGGTGGATTTTGGTTCacgcaaaaaaacaaaaacgCGCTCGTGGACCATTTGTTCAATTTATTGGTCGAAACGAAGCCCAAATCCCCTCCCCTAACAAATTATATCAACGGCGAGAAAGCACAACAAAAGTTTTCCAGCGACTCAGACTTCCATTTCAGCGAGAAGTATCTGATGGGGCTTTTGGACATCAAGGAAACAACATTGCTGGATCTGAAAACGCAACATCAGCAATTCGTCGATAAAATACGCGATCTGCAGATGAGCATTTTTGGGGACCCGCAGAAACAAATATACGGAGATGGGATTGTAATGGTCGGAGGAGGACGCTTTTCTTGGTTGGCGTTGCTGAATATCAACCAATTGAGATCCACAGGGTGCCAATTACCCGTGGAGGTGTTCATCGCGTCGGAGCAAGAGTATGAGCGAGACTTCTGTGACCGACTGCTACCTGCTCTCAATGCTAAATGCGTACTTGGCTTCAAAGAGCTCCCCATGCACAAATACAGGAAAAAGCTACAAATCGACGGGTATCAGTACAAGATTTTGGCAATTTTTGCTTCCAGTTTCAAAAGGGTTCTCCTGCTGGACGCAGACAACGTGGTAATCCACAATCCGGACATTTTGTTTGACTGGCCTGTGTTTGAAGAATATGGGTTGGTCTTATGGCCCGACTGCTGGTCCAGAACCACGCATCCATATTTTTACAGAATAGCTGATATACCGGTTGGTGATCACCCTGTGCGCGGCCAATTTATGGATAGAGAGTCTCCAGACGAGTGGAATTACCATGATTTGCCTGGAACCTTGCCCAACCCGGCCAGCGAGTCTGGCATGttgctggtgaacaagGAGACGCAGGTCGAAACTCTTTTATTGTCATTATACTACAATATGTTTGGGCCTTCGCACTACTACCCGCTTTTGACCCAgggaggagcaggagaaggAGATAAAGACACTTTTATTGCTGCTGCATACGCGCTTCGAAAGCCGGTCTATCAGGTCAAGCAGAGCATGAAGTTCTTAGGGTATCACGACACCTATGGCTACCATGCAAAGGCTCTAGGACAATGGGATCCTACCACTCACACAGAGGAAAAAATGCCGCCGTACCTGTCTAATTTCTACGACTTCCAAGACGGAGACGATGCCAGGTTGATGTTTATGCACTTGTCTTATCCGAAATTGTACCCTGATAAACTGAGGGACGAGATTTCGTGGGAACAGAACGGGGAGCTGAAACACCGCAAGCTGTATCCAGGAAAATTACCAAATTCGGCGTATGGTTTTGACCTGCGGATGTGGGAGCTTATAACGCAGCTGATTTGTCCGCAATGGACGCCGAACGAAACAAAAGATGCCGCCTCTGTGGAGATCCAAGACAAGTTGACGGGACTTGGCTTGCAGTACATCAAAAATTCCAAGGCGAATGCCGAGTGCCAAGGTCTATTCTTGCCTCACCTCGAGTATTTACGGACGCACACCTCGACAGAGGAGGAATTCTATAACTATGAATAG
- a CDS encoding Peroxisomal membrane protein PEX11C, whose protein sequence is MSKRVQKTQYLLRLLANPKLYSLLGSPFEDPLKLDSLLSTVCYGSLFISELIKRRPELVQILSNLAEKLKIQGFLSLIKAYIQKIQRALDPKQRFSINVPLDSLSTKLRLISDYIADVRIFNRMWGLPGLLAFGLEDLHRILRADSSLVTKLLEATSTISIVAYQPLENIAFAADHNWTHLEKSASLGYYVASSRLWAVFVVLEVLKLVKTMVQTKLAGKQLDLLHNRSLNRSLVANIANLPLTVHWSSYDGCLSDLTVGFLGTMSSLFATIDSWGEVFAQVRQL, encoded by the coding sequence ATGTCCAAAAGAGTCCAGAAAACTCAGTATCTGCTGCGACTGCTAGCCAATCCCAAGCTCTATAGCCTGCTGGGCAGCCCATTCGAAGACCCTCTGAAGctcgactcgctgctgtCGACCGTCTGTTATGGATCTTTGTTTATCTCTGAACTTATCAAGAGAAGGCCAGAACTCGTGCAGATTCTGAGTAACTTGGCGGAAAAATTGAAGATCCAAGGATTCCTCTCGCTCATAAAGGCATACATACAAAAGATACAACGCGCGCTCGATCCAAAACAGCGTTTCTCTATTAATGTTCCTCTAGACTCCTTATCCACCAAGTTGAGACTCATATCGGACTATATTGCCGACGTGCGCATCTTCAATCGCATGTGGGGCCTGCCCGGATTGCTAGCGTTCGGCCTCGAAGACTTGCACAGGATACTCAGAGCAGATTCAAGTCTCGTCACAAAACTGCTGGAAGCCACAAGCACCATATCCATCGTGGCGTACCAGCCGCTCGAAAATATCGCTTTTGCAGCCGACCACAACTGGACGCACCTTGAAAAGTCGGCCTCACTGGGGTACTATGTGGCCTCGTCGCGACTATGGGCCGTGTTTGTCGTGCTGGAGGTTTTGAAGCTGGTGAAGACCATGGTTCAAACTAAACTTGCCggcaagcagctcgacCTTCTCCACAACCGCTCTCTGAACCGCTCGTTGGTCGCCAACATCGCCAATTTGCCGCTTACTGTGCATTGGTCTTCGTACGATGGGTGCCTTAGTGATCTCACCGTGGGATTCTTGGGCACCATGTCCAGTTTGTTCGCCACAATAGATTCATGGGGGGAAGTGTTTGCACAGGTGCGCCAACTTTGA
- a CDS encoding putative leucine--tRNA ligase, mitochondrial has translation MSRRIFDLTKLDTKWTTRWKKQGCSLNPRRKVAPTKGKIYSTAMFPYPSGILHMGHLRVYTIADVLARFYRMQGYNVINPMGWDAFGLPAENAAVDRNVSPEKWTKLNISKMKVQMEAMLADFDWDREVTTCDPAYYKWTQKLFLLMYEHGYAYRKKAEINWDPVDQTVLANEQVDSEGRSWRSGAVVEKRLLEQWFLGITKFAKELNADLDTLDEWPAKVKAMQRNWIGESTGAEIRFQVGEETTFVYTTRAETIFSLQYLALAADHPIATKIKQTAPELAEQYDTGVKLPLEATNPVTGEKVPVFVAPYVISGYGHGAVMGCPAHDARDYEFWKSMGETSIRSTVEPEDSSLEANEPYFGASGVMNADAQFLAGLSATTAREKIIEHLESHQLGQKRTTYRLRDWLVSRQRFWGAPIPIIHCDRCGTVPVPDDQLPVLLPKVDKLLGRGGSPLAQIPEFVNVECPSCGGAARRDTDTMDTFMDSSWYLFRYLDPHNEQQLMDPKVVSPLLSVDQYLGGIEHAILHLLYVRFVSKFLNTIGYWDGSAVNGEPIKKLVSQGMVHGRTFTEPETGRFLKPDEYEIMSDGRAVMKETGRTAAVSFEKMSKSKHNGADPSDCIARHGADATRAHVLFQAPIEDVLNWDEDKIVGIERWLAKVLTIAGGLRERLKEPVQPKPTDLYTKSEISVHNECQQLLHSITDSLSKSLSLNTVISDYMKYTNKIYSELNNKDVSTAVLYVSYLDLLKALSPVAPSVSEEANEVLHPWPVESVLTADWPEIRPLIAATVPYTVMVNGRMRFVYHGPENLIEDRERCISQILTTPEGEKWIGTKNIKKVILKPKTVVFIVEK, from the coding sequence atGTCTCGACGAATTTTCGACCTCACCAAGCTGGACACCAAATGGACGACCAGGTGGAAGAAGCAGGGCTGCTCGCTGAACCCACGCAGGAAAGTGGCCCCCACCAAGGGCAAGATCTACTCGACTGCGATGTTCCCGTACCCCTCGGGCATTCTCCATATGGGCCATCTTAGGGTGTACACTATAGCCGACGTGCTGGCCAGATTTTACCGCATGCAAGGGTACAACGTGATTAATCCGATGGGCTGGGATGCCTTTGGATTGCCTGCGGAAAACGCCGCTGTCGACCGCAACGTGAGCCCTGAGAAGTGGACTAAGCTCAACATCTCGAAAATGAAGGTCCAGATGGAAGCCATGCTGGCCGATTTCGACTGGGACCGCGAGGTTACCACGTGCGATCCTGCCTACTACAAGTGGACGCAGAAGCTATTTTTGCTGATGTACGAGCACGGCTACGCGTACCGCAAGAAGGCAGAGATCAATTGGGACCCTGTGGACCAGACGGTTCTGGCCAACGAGCAGGTCGACTCAGAGGGCCGTTCGTGGCGTTCGGGGGCGGTGGTCGAAAAACGGCTTCTTGAGCAGTGGTTTCTGGGCATTACGAAAtttgccaaggagctgaatgCCGACCTCGATACTTTGGACGAGTGGCCGGCTAAGGTCAAGGCCATGCAGCGCAACTGGATCGGTGAGAGCACAGGAGCCGAGATTCGGTTCCAGGTCGGCGAGGAGACCACATTTGTGTACACGACGCGCGCCGAGACGATTTTTAGTCTGCAATatttggctttggcggCTGACCATCCTATTGCTACCAAAATAAAACAGACGGCACCCGAGCTTGCTGAACAGTACGATACAGGCGTGAAGCTGCCCTTGGAGGCGACGAATCCCGTCACCGGCGAAAAGGTGCCTGTATTTGTTGCGCCGTACGTCATTTCTGGCTACGGCCACGGAGCAGTGATGGGATGTCCTGCGCACGACGCCAGAGACTACGAGTTCTGGAAAAGCATGGGTGAAACGTCAATCCGGTCCACTGTTGAGCCGGAAGACAGCTCTTTAGAGGCCAATGAGCCGTATTTCGGCGCCAGCGGCGTGATGAACGCAGACGCCCAGTTTCTGGCAGGTCTGTCTGCTACCACGGCCCGCGAAAAAATTATCGAGCATCTGGAGTCGCACCAGCTCGGCCAAAAACGCACAACCTACAGACTACGCGATTGGCTGGTCAGCAGGCAGCGGTTCTGGGGCGCTCCGATCCCGATAATTCACTGCGACCGCTGCGGCACGGTCCCGGTTCCAGACGATCAGCTGCCTGTGCTGTTGCCCAAGGTCGACAAGCTTCTAGGCCGTGGCGGGTCGCCGCTCGCGCAAATCCCGGAATTTGTCAACGTGGAGTGTCCCTCGTGCGGAGGTGCTGCCCGCCGCGACACAGACACCATGGACACCTTCATGGACTCGTCGTGGTATCTGTTCCGGTACCTGGATCCGCATAACGAGCAGCAGTTGATGGATCCCAAGGTGGTGAGTCCGCTGCTGAGCGTGGACCAGTACCTGGGCGGCATTGAGCACGCCATATTGCACCTGCTATATGTGCGGTTTGTGAGCAAGTTCCTGAACACAATCGGCTATTGGGATGGCAGCGCTGTGAACGGAGAGCCGATCAAAAAACTTGTGAGCCAGGGAATGGTCCACGGGCGGACTTTCACGGAGCCAGAGACGGGCCGTTTCCTGAAGCCGGATGAGTACGAGATAATGTCCGACGGTAGGGCCGTGATGAAGGAGACTGGCAGGACAGCGGCCGTGtcgtttgaaaaaatgTCCAAGTCGAAACATAACGGCGCCGATCCATCGGACTGTATAGCCCGCCATGGAGCAGACGCTACCAGAGCTCACGTGCTGTTCCAGGCGCCAATCGAGGACGTTTTGAACTGggacgaggacaagatTGTTGGTATTGAAAGATGGCTGGCCAAGGTGTTGACCATTGCCGGTGGTTTGCGTGAACGTTTGAAAGAGCCGGTGCAACCAAAACCAACAGATCTGTACACCAAGTCCGAGATTTCTGTCCACAACGAGTGTCAGCAGCTTCTGCATTCTATCACGGACTCTTTGAGCAAATCGCTGTCGCTGAATACAGTGATCTCAGATTACATGAAGTACACTAACAAGATCTACAGCGAGCTGAACAACAAGGACGTTTCCACGGCTGTGCTTTACGTTTCCTATCTGGACCTTCTGAAAGCGCTGAGCCCTGTCGCACCCAGTGTGAGCGAGGAGGCAAACGAGGTGCTTCATCCATGGCCGGTTGAATCTGTTTTGACGGCCGATTGGCCGGAAATCAGGCCTCTTATTGCTGCTACCGTTCCGTACACTGTGATGGTGAACGGCAGAATGAGGTTTGTCTACCACGGCCCGGAGAATTTGATAGAGGACCGGGAAAGGTGCATCTCCCAGATCTTGACCACTCCggaaggagaaaaatggATTGGAacgaaaaatatcaaaaaggTCATTCTCAAACCTAAAACGGTGGTTTTCATCGTGGAGAAATAA
- a CDS encoding putative acyltransferase gives MFAGLRSFRFADRLYFGRETLYLPDGAQVSLDRVISKAQFAKEPASDGQLPDFTRRLTAAELQEFSNSAKPIFLVLHGLSGSSSESYIRCLFARMPDFECMVLNSRGCGKTPLTTPVLFNGFWTYDLKHTVLRLRKAFPERPIYAAGFSLGGSILANYVGQTGEDSGLDLAVVVANPWDLNHSSFVFENDFIVDKIYSPIMTVPLKQMIKSHYKKLSENPDFEPMYKQHFRHVNSIKSFDNAFTSRLFGFNCASEYYRSAASITKVFNIRTPTLVLNALDDPIVGGDEQALPLKETTLQPYLVTVCTTLGGHLGWFRWNNERWYARPLSRFLNEFHAAQLGKPSVDARFLPVKKRVVNDTLL, from the coding sequence ATGTTTGCTGGCCTTCGCAGCTTCAGGTTTGCCGACCGGCTCTATTTCGGCAGAGAAACGTTGTACCTGCCTGATGGCGCGCAGGTGTCGCTCGACAGGGTCATTTCGAAAGCCCagtttgccaaagagcCCGCCTCAGACGGCCAATTGCCCGACTTCACCAGACGGCTCactgctgcagagctgcAAGAGTTTTCTAATTCGGCCAAGCCAATTTTCCTCGTACTGCACGGCCTGTCgggctcgtcgtccgagtcCTACATCCGGTGTCTTTTTGCGAGAATGCCCGACTTCGAGTGCATGGTGCTGAACAGCCGTGGCTGCGGCAAGACGCCGCTCACCACGCCGGTGCTGTTTAATGGTTTCTGGACGTACGACCTCAAACATACGGTGCTGCGGCTGCGCAAGGCGTTCCCTGAACGGCCGATCTACGCGGCAGGCTTCTCGCTCGGCGGCAGCATCCTGGCCAACTACGTCGGTCAGACAGGCGAAGACTCCGGGCTTGATCTCGCCGTGGTGGTCGCCAACCCGTGGGACCTCAACCACTCGAGCTTCGTGTTTGAAAATGACTTTATTGTCGACAAGATCTACTCGCCCATCATGACGGTGCCTCTCAAACAGATGATTAAGAGCCACTACAAGAAACTGAGCGAAAACCCAGATTTCGAGCCGATGTACAAACAGCATTTCCGCCACGTGAACAGCATCAAGTCTTTCGATAACGCGTTCACGTCGCGGCTGTTCGGCTTCAACTGTGCGTCCGAGTACTACCGCAGCGCGGCCTCCATCACCAAGGTGTTCAACATCCGTACACCGACACTTGTGCTGAATGCGCTGGACGACCCGATCGTCGGCGGCGACGAGCAGGCGCTGCCGCTCAAGGAGACCACGCTGCAGCCGTACCTGGTGACGGTGTGCACGACGCTGGGCGGGCATTTGGGCTGGTTCCGCTGGAACAACGAGCGGTGGTATGCGCGGCCGCTGAGCAGGTTTCTCAACGAGTTCCACGCGGCACAGCTTGGCAAACCGTCCGTGGACGCGCGGTTCCTGCCTGTGAAGAAAAGAGTCGTTAACGACACGCTACTCTAG
- a CDS encoding Phosphoenolpyruvate carboxykinase [ATP], with the protein MAPTAVDLHREYQTSLAQENGTPFNKKSRKASVVSSLGLNPDAAIHYNSSVPILYEDALQEKGTTISSTGALIAYSGSKTGRSPKDKRIVDEESSTEHIWWGPVNKKVDEQTWKISKSRAIDYLRTRDKVYIIDAFAGWDPRYRIKVRVVCARAYHALFMKNMLIRPTDEELRDFGEPDFTIWNAGQFPANVFTKGMTSATSVEINFKEMEMVILGTEYAGEMKKGIFTVMFYLMPVKHQVLTLHSSANQGVQKGDVTLFFGLSGTGKTTLSADPNRKLIGDDEHCWSDHGVFNIEGGCYAKCLDLSAEKEPEIFNAIRFGSVLENVVYDPVTRVVDYADSMITENTRCAYPIDFIPSAKIPCLADSHPKNIVLLTCDARGVLPPVSKLTNAQVMYHFISGYTSKMAGTEMGVTEPEATFSACFGQPFLVLHPMKYAQQLSDKMSEHNSTAWLLNTGWTGKSASKGGKRCPLKYTRAILDAIHSGELSKVEYETYPTFGLQVPKSCPGVPSSLLNPAKNWADGLQDFNTEVTNLAQLFMENFEKYSSQCTSEVRAAGPAL; encoded by the coding sequence ATGGCACCTACAGCAGTTGACCTCCACAGAGAGTACCAAACCTCCCTCGCCCAAGAAAACGGCACCCCATTCAACAAAAAGAGCAGAAAGGCCTCCGTCGTGAGTTCCCTTGGACTCAATCCAGACGCGGCCATTCACTACAATTCGTCCGTTCCAATTTTGTATGAAGACGCATTGCAGGAGAAAGGCACCACCATCTCCTCAACAGGCGCTCTGATCGCCTACTCGGGCTCGAAAACGGGCCGTTCGCCTAAGGACAAGCGAattgttgacgaggagtcTTCTACCGAACACATCTGGTGGGGACCTGTCAACAAGAAGGTTGACGAGCAGACCTGGAAGATCTCCAAGAGCAGAGCTATCGACTACCTCAGAACCAGAGACAAAGTGTACATCATCGACGCCTTTGCTGGCTGGGACCCTCGCTACAGAATCAAGGTGAGAGTCGTCTGTGCGCGGGCGTACCACGCATTGTTCATGAAGAACATGCTGATCAGACCGACCGATGAGGAACTGCGCGACTTTGGCGAGCCAGACTTCACGATCTGGAACGCCGGCCAGTTCCCTGCGAACGTGTTCACCAAGGGTATGACGTCTGCCACCAGTGTCGAGATCAACttcaaggagatggagatgGTCATTTTGGGAACCGAGTACGCTGGCGAGATGAAGAAGGGTATTTTCACCGTGATGTTCTACCTCATGCCGGTGAAGCACCAGGTGCTGACATTGCACTCGTCGGCCAACCAGGGAGTGCAGAAGGGCGACGTGACGCTCTTCTTTGGTCTGTCGGGAACAGGAAAAACCACGCTCAGCGCAGACCCTAACCGGAAGCTGatcggcgacgacgagcaTTGCTGGTCTGACCACGGTGTTTTCAACATCGAGGGCGGCTGCTACGCCAAATGTCTCGACCTGTCTGCCGAGAAAGAGCCAGAAATCTTCAATGCGATCAGATTTGGCTCGGTGCTCGAAAACGTGGTGTACGACCCGGTCACCAGAGTGGTGGATTACGCGGACTCCATGATCACCGAGAACACTAGATGCGCGTACCCGATCGACTTCATTCCGTCTGCCAAAATCCCATGTCTGGCCGACAGCCACCCTAAGAACATTGTGCTGCTCACGTGCGACGCCAGAGGCGTGCTTCCACCAGTCTCGAAGCTCACCAACGCCCAGGTCATGTACCACTTTATCTCCGGCTACACGTCCAAGATGGCCGGCACAGAGATGGGCGTGACGGAGCCAGAGGCCACGTTCTCTGCCTGCTTCGGCCAACCGTTCCTCGTGCTCCATCCTATGAAATACGCTCAGCAGCTGTCCGACAAGATGAGCGAGCACAACTCGACCGCCTGGCTCCTGAACACGGGCTGGACCGGCAAGTCGGCCTCGAAGGGCGGCAAACGGTGTCCGCTCAAGTACACCAGAGCCATCCTGGATGCCATCCACTCCGGCGAGCTCTCCAAGGTCGAGTACGAGACATATCCAACCTTCGGCTTGCAGGTGCCAAAGAGCTGTCCTGGCGTGCCATCCTCGCTGCTCAATCCGGCCAAGAACTGGGCCGACGGCCTGCAGGACTTCAACACGGAGGTTACCAACCTGGCACAGCTGTTTATGGAGAACTTCGAGAAGTACAGCTCCCAGTGCACTAGCGAGGTGAGAGCTGCAGGACCTGCTTTGTAA
- a CDS encoding Membrane protein that interacts with Yip1p to mediate membrane traffic, producing MDFNKVQAQVQNAFSAIDSQTQNSQLLTRFEQQFKLPRSYIVLGGVGFYLLLVFLNFGGIGQLLSNFAGFAYPGYLSLRALKTSTSKDDTRLLTYWVVFAALNVVEFWSKAILYWVPSYFLIKTFFLLYLSLPQYNGAEVIYHRVLAPLTDRYVDGGAPANDLLNKVQEKTQ from the exons AtggatttcaacaaggtgcAAGCCCAAGTGCAAAACGCATTTTCTGCAATTGACTCT CAAACTCAGAACTCCCAGCTGTTGACCCGTTTCGAACAGCAATTCAAGCTTCCTCGCTCCTACATCGTCCTGGGTGGCGTTGGTTTCTACttgctgctggtgttcCTGAACTTTGGCGGAATCGGCCAATTACTTTCCAACTTTGCCGGATTCGCTTATCCTGGCTACTTGTCTTTGAGGGCACTCAAAACCTCCACTTCCAAGGATGACACCAGATTGCTGACGTACTGGGTTGTGTTTGCTGCTCTAAACGTTGTGGAGTTCTGGTCCAAGGCCATTCTGTACTGGGTGCCATCTTACTTCCTGATCAAGACATTCTTCCTGCTCTACTTGTCACTTCCTCAGTACAACGGTGCAGAGGTTATTTACCACAGGGTTCTCGCTCCTTTGACCGACCGCTATGTCGACGGGGGTGCTCCTGCGAATGACCTTTTGAACAAGGTCCAGGAGAAGACTCAGTAA
- a CDS encoding Gamma-adaptin, large subunit of the clathrin-associated protein (AP-1) complex, protein MSLKSFIKSVRNSKTIAAERAAIRKESAKIRTAFRDVHLDNASRRTNISKLLYLYILGEPTYFGQVECLKLLASPKFVDKRLGYLATMLLLDENQEVLTLLTNSLDNDMKSSNQYIAGLALVTLGNVASPELARDLYANVDALLGSPHGYLRKKAAIVAAKLVNKDPDLSEIFLPRVAPLLNEKSHGVVLGALTLMRAIYNNDESSRETLKIQIPRLLAHLRILIATGHSPEYDVRGVPDPFLFVSLLSTLRLFLANDENNTNLEPLNDLLTQVCSRIDSAKGTGYSVLYETVQTIFTINSDSSLKVLGINILSKFLTQKDNNTRYVALNTLLNVINYEPLAVQRHRTTIVGCLQDGDVSIRRRALELTFAIMNQQNVRVLTKELLAFLQNSDDELKEYITTQLCIACNKYRPDVRWHFETLISLLKLAGNHFSREIVSNVLALIMQNTDLELTKFLVEELISSSQTHHNQFALALVTTWCVGEYADIVLGDKVTADSLVTLIETFLNISTFEQADAIQIKTYALTAILKLSARASSPQCIERLRKLLVSFQSDYNLEIQTRAIEYAEIFGQPASIRKALLERMPAPPVKLHEGIPLVNRGTSKPTKSASSQPATTGDLLLDLLGDDETQKEHEAAPAPAKPQESTLDLLSDIFGSSASQKQPQQPPQETVIPAFADEHLSFEIIVKEIGSGRASLEGRVRNLGNSVVSNISVLCAVTKQQKLQLSPIGSNTLAPGATSSLGIRVTGQPGAKVKVRVKLEYNAGSQVSRQFDSALPMTM, encoded by the coding sequence ATGTCCCTCAAGTCCTTCATCAAGTCCGTGCGCAACAGCAAGACGATTGCTGCCGAGCGCGCGGCTATCCGCAAGGAGAGTGCCAAGATTCGGACCGCTTTCCGGGATGTTCATCTTGACAACGCGTCGCGAAGGACAAACATATCGAAGCTTCTTTATTTGTATATTTTGGGTGAGCCTACGTATTTTGGCCAGGTCGAGTGCCTGAAGCTGCTGGCTTCGCCCAAATTCGTTGACAAGCGGCTTGGATATCTTGCGACGAtgcttcttctggacgagaacCAGGAGGTTTTGACGCTGTTGACCAATTCGCTCGACAATGACATGAAGAGCTCGAACCAGTACATTGCTGGACTTGCGCTTGTGACTTTGGGCAATGTTGCATCTCCCGAGCTTGCCCGTGACCTATATGCGAATGTGGACGCGTTGCTGGGCTCACCGCATGGGTATTTGCGGAAGAAAGCTGCGATTGTCGCTGCCAAGCTCGTGAACAAGGACCCGGATCTCAGCGAGATTTTCCTACCGAGAGTGGCTCCCCTACTGAACGAGAAGAGCCATGGCGTGGTTTTGGGTGCTCTGACGCTGATGCGAGCCATCTacaacaacgacgagaGCTCGAGAGAAACACTTAAAATACAGATTCCGCGACTCTTGGCGCATCTGCGTATCTTGATTGCCACGGGCCACTCCCCCGAGTACGACGTGAGAGGCGTGCCGGATCCTTTTCTGTTTGTGTCGCTGCTGAGCACTTTGCGTCTGTTTTTAgccaacgacgagaacaaTACCAATCTCGAGCCGTTGAACGATTTGCTGACGCAGGTATGTTCTAGGATTGACAGCGCAAAAGGCACTGGCTACTCTGTGCTCTACGAGACCGTGCAGACGATATTTACGATCAACTCGGACTCGTCGCTCAAGGTTCTGGGTATCAACATTCTGAGCAAGTTCCTGACCCAGAAGGACAACAACACACGCTACGTTGCACTCAACACGCTGCTGAACGTGATCAACTACGAGCCTCTTGCCGTGCAGCGCCACCGTACGACGATCGTGGGGTGTCTGCAGGACGGCGACGTGTCGATCCGCCGCCGCGCACTCGAGCTCACGTTTGCCATCATGAACCAGCAGAACGTGCGAGTGCTCAcgaaggagctgctggccttTTTACAGAactcggacgacgagcttaAGGAGTATATCACAACACAACTTTGCATTGCCTGTAACAAATACAGGCCGGACGTCAGATGGCATTTTGAGACGCTCATCAGTCTGCTCAAGCTCGCGGGCAACCATTTCTCTAGAGAAATTGTGTCTAACGTGCTGGCCCTGATCATGCAGAACACAGATCTCGAGCTGACCAAGTTCCTCGTCGAGGAGCTTATTTCCTCGAGTCAGACCCACCACAACCAGTTTGCGCTGGCACTGGTCACCACGTGGTGCGTCGGCGAGTACGCAGACATCGTCCTTGGCGACAAAGTCACGGCCGACTCGCTTGTGACCTTGATAGAAACATTCCTCAACATATCCACGTTTGAGCAGGCAGACGCCATCCAGATAAAGACCTACGCATTGACGGCCATTTTGAAGCTTTCGGCCAGAGCCAGCTCGCCACAGTGCATTGAGCGACTCAGAAAATTGCTAGTCTCGTTCCAGTCTGACTACAATCTAGAGATTCAAACCAGGGCTATAGAGTACGCCGAAATATTCGGCCAACCAGCCTCAATTAGGAAAGCATTGCTGGAGAGAATGCCAGCACCACCAGTCAAGCTGCACGAGGGCATCCCGCTCGTCAACAGAGGCACCTCAAAACCTACCAAGTCGGCCTCGTCCCAACCTGCCACCACCGGagacctgctgctggaccttCTGGGCGATGATGAGACACAAAAGGAACACGAGGCCGCGCCGGCGCCGGCCAAGCCCCAGGAGTCGAcgctggacctgctgtCGGACATCTTTGGCAGCTCCGCCTCACAGAaacagccgcagcagccACCACAGGAGACGGTCATTCCGGCGTTCGCGGACGAGCACCTGTCGTTTGAGATCATCGTGAAGGAGATCGGCAGCGGCAGAGCGAGCCTCGAAGGACGCGTGCGTAATCTCGGTAACTCTGTggtctccaacatctcTGTGCTTTGTGCAGTGACCAAGCAGCAGAAGTTGCAACTTTCGCCCATTGGCAGCAacacccttgcaccagGAGCTACCTCGTCGCTGGGGATCCGTGTGACGGGACAGCCGGGTGCGAAGGTGAAGGTGCGGGTGAAGCTGGAGTACAACGCTGGCTCGCAGGTGAGCCGGCAGTTTGATTCTGCCCTGCCAATGACTATGTAG